In Pedobacter sp. W3I1, one DNA window encodes the following:
- a CDS encoding DUF3472 domain-containing protein, protein MKKFIKSISGLAILGFVLFTSSCKKQENLSAADGASLNQNGKLGLAGAQSLGGTSLTVSMGGNAYVTTLASGGAETVTSTKLANWTNANSIFSSYFRIGNTGALTVAVKASVPSGTSVLKITINGTPFNVTATGSANTTYTVGTVNITTPGYVTVQFQGVSKTGSYFADVSDLVISGAAVASNVYYANDPANYYWSRRGPSVHLGFSTPANTEWFYSEITVPTGEDKIGSYYMANGFSGGYFGMQVNSATERRILFSVWNPTGGTTTWTRKGTNVVATNFTGEGEGGQSYLIYNWVAGNTYKFLTQAKPDGLGNTVYSSWFYAPELGAWSFMASWKKPNTNSYLTGLYSFLENFNDKNGYLGRKAEYNNQWIRNTTGTWTEITTANFTVDATGTNQQRMDFAGGVSGGKFYLRNGGFFANYVTPNQSFTRTATGTAPTVNLTTLP, encoded by the coding sequence ATGAAAAAATTTATCAAATCAATTTCAGGCCTGGCTATACTGGGTTTCGTATTATTTACCAGTTCTTGCAAAAAGCAAGAAAACTTAAGCGCTGCAGATGGCGCATCTTTAAATCAAAATGGAAAGCTTGGCCTGGCAGGTGCCCAGTCGCTAGGTGGTACATCATTAACGGTTTCGATGGGCGGCAATGCTTATGTAACCACTTTAGCATCTGGAGGGGCAGAAACGGTAACGTCAACAAAGCTGGCCAACTGGACCAATGCCAATAGTATTTTTAGCTCTTATTTCAGGATCGGGAATACAGGTGCATTAACTGTAGCCGTAAAAGCATCGGTACCTAGTGGCACAAGTGTTTTAAAAATTACCATAAATGGAACACCGTTTAACGTAACGGCGACAGGTTCTGCTAATACCACCTACACCGTAGGTACGGTAAACATTACCACCCCAGGTTATGTAACCGTTCAATTTCAAGGAGTAAGCAAAACAGGTTCATATTTCGCTGATGTTTCAGACCTTGTGATCAGTGGAGCAGCCGTGGCATCGAATGTGTATTATGCAAATGATCCAGCTAATTATTACTGGTCTAGAAGAGGCCCTTCGGTTCACTTAGGTTTTTCAACGCCGGCAAATACAGAGTGGTTTTATAGTGAAATTACTGTTCCAACAGGAGAAGATAAAATCGGGAGTTATTACATGGCCAATGGTTTTAGTGGTGGATATTTCGGAATGCAGGTTAACTCGGCAACAGAGCGCAGGATACTCTTTTCGGTATGGAACCCTACTGGCGGAACCACAACCTGGACCAGAAAAGGTACTAATGTTGTTGCGACTAATTTTACAGGAGAGGGTGAAGGCGGACAGTCTTACCTCATTTACAATTGGGTTGCTGGAAACACTTATAAGTTTTTAACACAGGCTAAGCCCGATGGATTGGGAAATACCGTTTATTCTTCGTGGTTTTATGCACCAGAATTAGGTGCCTGGTCGTTCATGGCTTCGTGGAAAAAACCGAATACCAATAGTTACTTAACAGGATTATATTCTTTCTTAGAAAACTTTAACGATAAGAACGGTTATTTAGGCAGAAAAGCCGAGTATAATAATCAATGGATCCGCAATACTACTGGTACCTGGACAGAGATTACCACAGCCAATTTTACCGTTGATGCAACAGGTACTAACCAACAGCGTATGGATTTTGCGGGTGGTGTATCGGGCGGTAAATTTTATTTGCGGAACGGTGGTTTTTTTGCCAATTATGTTACTCCGAATCAGTCATTCACCAGAACAGCTACAGGTACAGCGCCAACGGTTAACTTAACCACGCTTCCGTAG